AAAACATTCCCATTTTAAGTAAACTAAAAGGCTGGAAATACGGTTTCGAAAGTCCGTTTAAGGCTGATGTTTATTTTTTCAATACACATCAATTCATCAATAATAAATGGGGAACTCCTGCTCCTATCTTGATGAATGATCCTCAGTTTGGACAAATTCGAATCAGAGCTTTTGGAAGTTTTGATCTTAAAATTTCTGATGTTGCTAAATTCTTCCGCCAATATGCAGGAACGTACAAACAGCTGACCATTTTTGAACTTCAAAGTCAATTAAGGGATTTTGTTGCTCCAAAATTCGGAGAAGTTTTGGCTAACGAAAACATAACCGTTACTAATGTCGCTGGAAATATTACGCAATTAGGAAAAAAAATAGAACCTTATCTAAAACCTTATTTTGAACAATTAGGAATCGAACTGACTCAGTTTGTCATTACAAGCGTAAACTTACCAGAAGAAGTAACCGCACATTACGATAAAATCACCAACATGAATATGGTAACCGATATGGACAAGTTTACCAAATTCAATACCGCAACTGCCATTGGCGATAAAGGAAACGGACTTCACGATGCGACTCAAAATGCAGTAAGCATGGGAATTCTTTTCAATCAGTTACAGCAGAATAAAGAAACCCCAAAACAAGAAACTGGAGACGACATTACGTCTAAACTTCAAAAACTAAAA
This portion of the Flavobacterium panacagri genome encodes:
- a CDS encoding SPFH domain-containing protein — its product is MKLPFIEIIEATTSDPNLLMWKYFDEDKEIKNGAKLTVRESQQAMLLNEGQLADVFSPGLHTLSTENIPILSKLKGWKYGFESPFKADVYFFNTHQFINNKWGTPAPILMNDPQFGQIRIRAFGSFDLKISDVAKFFRQYAGTYKQLTIFELQSQLRDFVAPKFGEVLANENITVTNVAGNITQLGKKIEPYLKPYFEQLGIELTQFVITSVNLPEEVTAHYDKITNMNMVTDMDKFTKFNTATAIGDKGNGLHDATQNAVSMGILFNQLQQNKETPKQETGDDITSKLQKLKSLFDAGLIDEDEFKTKKAELLSQL